The following are encoded together in the Myxocyprinus asiaticus isolate MX2 ecotype Aquarium Trade chromosome 7, UBuf_Myxa_2, whole genome shotgun sequence genome:
- the LOC127443624 gene encoding uncharacterized protein LOC127443624 isoform X4, which translates to MDANCSFCNLHLEKLNDCPPSVIVPGSPTPAESPPPQGLSTSDKLQCQADRFLHAIFRKKEFPQSCDSSVPLVAQDLMRQMIRQFALEYACKSQAHEGLNGLCDNSDLLPHEPDPDGPLDLSRASQALQQLDGVLDLSKKNTSSENASTQVSGSLGPNEEDHSRLGKDDGSKVPEVWRVTVLEKVMSSLCSHHRLLLYHILMDMQEDYNISVTLRDAHRQRFKAEPLCFHADKKIQTLTLSDCSETAGICCRTACRVSACMFTPMCVCLKNIHGHSCQNIAMACVGKVNCCNSTVCCTKISLCQHQNDQAYISYTRGVPVNSQNDCNSHNGSKGSRSPSPPPLSPKPVDTECKMNAKTSISHIQDCKVLNMAPPPLLPHRTEFEETALYSNTPHMGSTDEHSKKVLTSHTQAEKENDHQCGSLIGDLMDRVTEKLKSIQPSEKEQTIFAHANQMSKTSDDTHLTEIITTVLHNSSDKDYNLNELLQQHVATEQRSPQTRFRKRLETLEAMSKSPDLPSSRRKSLQIKRDLARLSPSYCRRKIGFERERCPKSFKPPHPTHSDVEQFECSRLERVSKTVDTKLLKDTCDNLTTRAQTDETQHNQEEQETQPQHVGLKELLPPPDEKAQSQTAGCHWKAKAKTHEEKRLTVEIGRSRRNIVPPQRFSSYVTEPRKMYFAACFSESIFIKHSPTDGTSTALGIREETVSDEKPFKIEDENQDCDILQKMASLKDDISSKEKPLYEDDNDGKNHHKLSSRKRKTCQNSTSPSKRSKPNKTNSPDTDSHSPTIPMSNSTTTENVKHVKESHSGLKYDSPIKLMFVSTVRGEDGVKYTLKAAASGSNSHGEMFDPCLESSWAGSAIDEHVHNSVIEPAPWKTENSGKKCTSPKEVASLDIILPSCSNSEGVNRETIPTTHQTTPVKRRPGRPKKLGPQIEKSVKRPIGRPPKFKTIDSGASRGKTASSMVNHRTSEMSCKDDRNKNLKITIVYGRSRRARRVVSDDLDNFPAYQHVYEVCNSGMYSKTCSGIKGSNDEMTKDQFKDLNCVMPVEERKCTIHTCSNIKCQRPSETAVSRKPGRPPKVKISGISVTVTAESPRQRKIHMKRDTKSSHLLRRTLPVEPEPSKEQKMINIPTDVHTHDVDALKEHCQSARRPLIPVRHSVRERKPSIHLLHSVATARSCALVRRSRKLLLNKASSEASHPTLSRHEEPPNNALSTKTNNVHCMQDIVHFSSVSVDPIFSSTEGFRWWPTSASPETLNEELSRRIRLMSNTWVSDVLEANKSVEMKTDLIPKTCERPSSSERKSAIKMLFEKSYNMEKLCTWFMQTTETQSLAIVKKASSRNPKEVFRYNSSRPNCKVNVCPSSQAERLRKHVKKFAKVVPKSPSMHKQAQKMLFKARSQAKRKLFNIPPFKQRNDVGQQMSRSRCTWVVYRTTSLRVRLKFRTRPRKTLRVDKAHKVLSGQMRTKTSGVPTIELLNEMPNFVEKTSTPVMKAQNAFKLSVKSPSVVKAPQKMIGITNISKENRISSKAWSPESLKECRVFLKKINSPNTQSTTEECNICTVKLYDVSPEQEETERNEGIMMGGKLESPVQLPLSPKSQSKRGGKRGKWKSCSTSTSPPVKMLRQSRSSRGVLGARWCDFVLGSLK; encoded by the exons TTCCTTAGGGCCAAATGAGGAGGACCATTCCAGACTGGGGAAGGATGATGGTTCTAAAGTTCCAGAGGTCTGGAGAGTCACTGTGTTGGAGAAAGTCATGTCGTCACTTTGTTCCCACCATAGACTGCTGCTCTATCATATTCTAATGGACATGCAGGAAGACTACAACATCTCTGTAACTCTGCGGGATGCTCACAGACAACGATTTAAGGCTGAACCCCTCTGCTTCCATGCAGACAAAAAAATCCAAACACTTACATTAAGTGACTGTTCTGAAACTGCTGGCATTTGTTGTAGAACAGCTTGTAGGGTTTCAGCTTGCATGTTTActcctatgtgtgtgtgtctgaagaaCATTCATGGCCATTCGTGCCAGAATATAGCCATGGCATGTGTTGGCAAAGTTAACTGTTGTAACTCTACTGTTTGTTGTACAAAAATATCCTTGTGCCAGCATCAGAATGATCAAGCCTATATTTCTTATACAAGAGGTGTCCCAGTAAACTCTCAAAACGATTGTAACTCTCATAATGGAAGTAAAGGAAGTCGTAGCCCCTCCCCACCACCACTATCGCCAAAGCCTGTGGACACTGAGTGTAAAATGAATGCAAAGACCAGCATCTCCCACATTCAGGATTGCAAGGTCCTGAATATGGCACCTCCTCCTCTCCTACCTCACAGAACAGAGTTTGAAGAGACAGCTTTGTACTCTAACACTCCTCATATGGGATCAACTGATGAACATTCCAAAAAGGTTTTGACATCTCATACACAAGCAGAGAAAGAGAATGACCATCAGTGTGGATCTTTAATTGGAGACCTAATGGATAGAGTCACTGAAAAGCTCAAGAGTATCCAACCATCAGAGAAGGAACAGACAATTTTTGCCCATGCCAATCAAATGTCCAAGACAAGCGATGACACACATTTGACCGAGATAATAACAACTGTACTACATAATAGTAGTGACAAAGATTACAACCTTAATGAGCTTTTACAACAGCATGTAGCCACAGAACAGCGATCCCCTCAGACACGTTTTCGTAAGAGATTGGAAACTTTAGAGGCCATGAGCAAGTCACCTGACCTTCCATCTTCAAGAAGAAAAAGCTTACAAATCAAAAGAGATTTGGCCCGACTTAGTCCATCATATTGCAGGAGGAAGATAGggtttgagagagagaggtgtCCAAAAAGTTTTAAACCTCCTCATCCCACACACTCTGATGTTGAGCAATTTGAATGCAGTAGGCTGGAAAGAGTATCCAAGACAGTGGACACAAAGCTCCTAAAAGATACCTGTGACAATCTGACAACTCGAGCACAAACGGATGAGACACAGCATAATCAAGAGGAGCAAGAAACTCAACCGCAACATGTTGGTCTGAAAGAACTACTGCCTCCTCCTGATGAAAAGGCACAATCACAAACAGCTGGATGTCACTGGAAGGCGAAAGCAAAAACCCATGAAGAGAAAAGGCTAACTGTTGAAATTGGAAGGTCCAGACGAAATATTGTTCCACCCCAGCGTTTCTCTTCATACGTCACTGAGCCACGAAAGATGTATTTTGCTGCCTGTTTTTCAGAAAGTATATTCATCAAGCATTCCCCTACAGATGGCACCTCAACAGCACTTGGTATCAGAGAAGAAACGGTCAGTGATGAAAAGCCATTCAAAATTGAAGATGAAAATCAAGACTGTGATATTTTACAGAAAATGGCTTCACTAAAAGATGACATTTCATCCAAAGAAAAGCCACTATATGAGGATGACAATGATGGAAAGAATCACCATAAACTGAGTTCAAGAAAAAGGAAAACATGCCAGAATTCCACGTCACCATCAAAAAGATCTAAACCCAATAAAACAAATAGTCCAGACACTGACTCGCACAGTCCTACTATACCCATGTCTAACTCTACAACCACTGAGaatgtaaaacatgttaaagAGAGCCATTCTGGATTGAAGTACGATAGTCCAATAAAGCTTATGTTTGTTTCCACTGTGAGAGGTGAAGATGGTGTAAAATATACACTTAAAGCAGCTGCCTCTGGCTCAAATTCACATGGAGAGATGTTTGATCCATGTTTGGAATCCTCATGGGCAGGCAGTGCAATAGATGAACATGTGCACAATTCAGTCATTGAACCTGCTCCATGGAAAACTGAGAATAGTGGGAAGAAATGCACCTCACCAAAAGAAGTGGCTTCACTTGATATAATATTGCCCAGTTGTTCAAACAGTGAAGGTGTGAACCGAGAAACCATACCAACTACACATCAAACAACCCCAGTAAAAAGGCGTCCTGGGCGCCCCAAAAAATTAGGACCACAAATTGAGAAATCTGTAAAACGTCCCATTGGCAGACCtccaaaattcaaaacaatagacTCAGGTGCTTCTAGAGGTAAAACTGCATCCAGTATGGTGAATCATAGAACATCAGAAATGTCTTGTAAGGATGatagaaataaaaatctaaaGATTACTATAGTGTATGGAAGATCAAGAAGGGCAAGAAGGGTAGTTTCTGATGATCTGGATAATTTCCCAGCATATCAACATGTTTATGAAGTATGTAATAGTGGCATGTATAGTAAGACATGTTCTGGAATTAAAGGCAGTAATGATGAAATGACCAAAGATCAGTTCAAGGATCTCAATTGTGTTATGCCTGTTGAAGAAAGGAAATGCACAATCCATACCTGCAGCAACATCAAATGTCAAAGACCGAGTGAAACGGCAGTGTCAAGAAAGCCAGGAAGACCTCCCAAGGTCAAGATTTCTGGGATTTCTGTCACTGTCACTGCAGAATCACCAAGGCAAAGAAAGATACACATGAAAAGGGACACAAAATCTTCACATCTGCTCCGTAGGACACTTCCAGTTGAACCTGAGCCTTCCAAAGAGCAGAAGATGATCAATATTCCTACTGACGTACACACGCATGATGTGGATGCACTGAAAGAACATTGTCAGAGTGCTAGAAGGCCACTTATACCAGTGAGACATTCCGTTAGAGAGCGGAAACCCTCAATTCATTTGCTCCACTCTGTTGCTACTGCCAGGTCCTGTGCACTGGTTCGTAGGTCACGAAAACTACTGCTGAATAAGGCTAGCTCTGAGGCCAGCCATCCTACACTGAGCAGACATGAGGAGCCCCCAAACAATGCACTTTCCACAAAGACCAATAATGTCCACTGCATGCAAGATATAGTCCATTTTTCTTCAGTTTCAGTGGACCCAATTTTCTCATCTACTGAAGGTTTTAGGTGGTGGCCTACTTCAGCATCACCTGAGACCTTAAATGAAGAGTTATCCAGGAGGATCAGGCTGATGTCCAATACTTGGGTATCGGATGTCCTAGAGGCCAACAAGTCAGTGGAAATGAAAACCGATCTTATACCAAAAACCTGTGAGAGGCCTAGTAGTTCTGAGAGGAAGTCTGCCATCAAAATGCTCTTTGAGAAAAGCTATAATATGGAGAAGCTCTGTACTTGGTTTATGCAGACCACAGAAACTCAGTCCCTTGCGATTGTAAAGAAGGCAAGTTCGAGAAATCCCAAGGAGGTCTTTCGCTATAACTCCAGCAGACCTAATTGCAAAGTGAATGTTTGCCCAAGTTCACAGGCAGAGCGGCTCAggaaacatgtaaaaaaatttgCTAAAGTTGTCCCAAAGAGTCCATCAATGCACAAGCAAGCTCAAAAAATGCTGTTCAAGGCAAGGTCACAAGCCAAGAGAAAGCTCTTTAACATACCACCATTTAAACAGAGGAATGATGTTGGCCAGCAGATGTCTAGGTCTAGATGCACATGGGTTGTTTACAGAACAACTTCACTCAGAGTGAGGCTAAAGTTTAGAACCAGGCCCAGGAAAACATTAAGAGTTGATAAGGCACACAAAGTCCTTAGTGGTCAGATGAGAACAAAGACTTCAGGTGTTCCGACTATAGAATTGTTGAACGAAATGCCTAATTTTGTAGAAAAAACATCCACACCAGTCATGAAAGCACAAAATGCATTCAAGCTTTCAGTAAAAAGTCCAAGTGTAGTCAAAGCTCCCCAGAAGATGATTGGGATTACCAATATTTCAAAAGAGAACAGAATCAGCTCCAAAGCTTGGAGTCCCGAGTCCCTGAAGGAGTGCAGGGTTTTTCTAAAAAAGATCAACTCCCCAAACACACAGTCAACGACAGAGGAATGTAACATTTGCACAGTAAAGCTCTATGATGTCTCTCCAGAGCAAGAGGAGACGGAGAGAAATGAGGGCATTATGATGGGGGGTAAACTTGAATCTCCAGTACAGCTGCCCTTATCTCCAAAAAGCCAGAGCAAGAGAGGAGGAAAAAGAGGCAAATGGAAAAGCTGCAGCACAAGTACATCTCCCCCAGTAAAAATGCTCAGACAATCAAGGAGCAGCAGGGGTGTTCTGGGAGCGAGGTGGTGTGACTTTGTTCTTG GTTCTTTGAAATAA